The proteins below are encoded in one region of Candidatus Schekmanbacteria bacterium:
- a CDS encoding PhzF family phenazine biosynthesis protein: MNIKLYQIDAFTSKIFSGNPAAVCQLDKWLPDKILQNIAKENNLSETAFFIKENDSFSIRWFTPKTEVKLCGHATLAAGFVIFNELSYNRNEIKFISKSGTLLVSKEEDFIVLDFPVQPPVSCAAPKLLIEGLGEKPIEVLKSEDYIAVFEREDDILSIDPNFDLLKKLPLRGVSITAKAKDSDFVSRFFAPKVGVDEDPVTGSAHCELTPYWANIIKKNELYARQLSERGGEIICKLLDDRVILKGRAVKFMEGEIFLPI; the protein is encoded by the coding sequence ATAGATGCTTTTACTTCAAAAATTTTTAGTGGGAATCCAGCTGCTGTCTGTCAACTTGATAAATGGCTTCCTGACAAAATTCTTCAAAATATAGCCAAAGAGAATAATCTTTCAGAAACCGCTTTTTTCATAAAAGAAAATGATTCTTTTTCAATTCGTTGGTTTACTCCGAAGACAGAAGTTAAATTATGCGGCCATGCAACACTTGCTGCTGGGTTTGTTATCTTCAATGAGTTGTCTTACAACCGTAATGAGATCAAATTTATTTCTAAAAGCGGTACTTTGTTGGTTTCAAAAGAGGAAGATTTCATCGTTTTGGACTTTCCCGTTCAACCTCCTGTATCTTGTGCTGCTCCTAAACTCTTGATAGAAGGGCTCGGGGAAAAACCTATCGAGGTCCTCAAATCGGAAGATTATATTGCAGTTTTCGAGCGTGAAGATGATATTCTTTCCATTGATCCAAATTTTGATCTATTGAAAAAACTTCCTCTTCGCGGCGTTTCTATTACGGCTAAAGCTAAAGATTCAGATTTCGTAAGCCGTTTTTTTGCCCCTAAGGTTGGTGTAGATGAAGACCCTGTTACAGGTTCAGCTCATTGTGAATTAACCCCCTACTGGGCAAATATAATTAAGAAAAACGAATTATATGCCCGGCAATTATCAGAGCGCGGTGGTGAAATCATATGTAAACTTCTGGACGATAGAGTAATTTTAAAGGGAAGAGCAGTTAAGTTTATGGAAGGTGAAATATTTCTCCCAATTTAA